From Nymphalis io chromosome 12, ilAglIoxx1.1, whole genome shotgun sequence, a single genomic window includes:
- the LOC126772158 gene encoding uncharacterized protein LOC126772158 isoform X3 — MPQIFFKKVMVVRDRGDFENASYVINRRYTKSKMSPVCHNFVQNAWKKDFCSNCFKSREEHSKQDRSTESSKYLATPFQNRSTFFKKTPPSILKIHPKKKGKRNVRFPEEVSSVIGYGGDDWSDDEEFEVSEDNDEDDTFPDTEEERELHRITKSNTDFNTVKANLLGDSVAKTYTSLLLGKVQTDSDGKKKTLMVSVTPFGQENKSPNVKTHTRKPAVLNLAEQAEESSNGYKTNIILSSYIKESETIITTEGTKSSEGILCTEKSLLEEISETLHQNRIGGPDLNLIQTECSKPSIVEGKIKQSMQDDCEKKEMTETKKNSIVRKSPLNKKQERPKVNLSRSEFKFCKINIENSSVDSAVGTLNSTANNSLTSDDESFSGRTDSDNDDSGHFSETHKIEETVKIKVYNEDKNIKMSPIGQLRKVDGQANSGYSTFQSPIIDMPSIIPKHTEAVFSAEASRELAGEPDGRADPDDTSEAPALPNSPMPTMDPRPSFLHGMITDIMPGKPVPPEKPKLPVKPVIKQSKKSVTSTQQVVMHVPTKKDDDENIIKYVGDQNCETIEEKSDSVYYAKPVLTKQDSDTSLSSLCKRKAPTPPLSPTEEYSSTLYQRNPNGFMKSDSPVVREMEKRERAVMSSLPKLRSSDDETKKIEHIPEPAPRRNISLSHDNLLLDEKRKGKYKFSIKKLLRIGSSKDLDKKELSVATVTKLSPKTEEIYDLTPKPKPRLVIIHPLDINGSNVEVVKSNCEISESLRRLSHDDVSSIYSGSSSATDDTPPRVVNKPPPPPRVSSEDYKTVSNVPKPARPPPPKSIALQKKQKQQAWASAPKQDDNIYANLGEIRSALAPRKPERTASMRERESHLELVKRRSPLDDDKDESDEPQELVQATNDTVIHNYDDVYNTAKYDEENCDSAKNSDSDYEYVHHARSSSPECDSAIKTREVERAERKIEDTTEFPKYSNGFRSSLPYCGSETESEIYSPYSFYSSNDNMDSPSNDDYQSEMTPKNTTNKLRVRKGRSVVHKTLEDNYGAVVIANHEALAQVLEQVQQSATMQSSLRGLKACTNLRWNDFTIQQNKNFTKAGKRFFYPACWNSNQGPVNVTLMLFKEQMASQMVCQSVQPSTLCLNAITEFCDLVPLQQFGEDGDDLVQATIVVLANAQVDTIQSYGENLHAAEGSTKDHQLVQTDQIHESIFIMLQLINGLKCLQARGVEEIPESLTSFIVLKETPTGSHGSTNLPSPDDRLSSLSAPKTNSYGRLCILQGLTDDMNCSKSTDEDLSSLCKCALKAIETLLPGEKLTPLLKEVIQEERAVSLNHAKSVLEFMLWGPLDVVQGVPVEERELSLQRWLDLERATVLHGLVRTRVQLNVFEQLHLMFLVRSTAKAMCDASVLLEKANVY, encoded by the exons aATGCCAGTTATGTAATCAACAGACGCTATACGAAGAGCAAGATGTCACCGGTATGCCACAACTTCGTACAGAACGCGTGGAAAAAAGATTTCTGTTCAAATTGTTTCAAGTCACGAGAAGAACACTCTAAGCAGGATCGGTCTACAGAAAGTAGTAAATATTTAGCAACTCCATTCCAAAATAGAAGCACTTTCTTCAAGAAAACTCCCCCCAGTATTCTTAAGATACATCCAAAGAAAAAGGGCAAACGTAATGTCCGCTTTCCGGAAGAGGTAAGCAGTGTTATTGGATATGGAGGTGATGATTGGTCCGACGATGAAGAATTCGAAGTTTCAGAAGATAACGACGAAGATGACACGTTCCCAGATACAGAAGAAGAGAGAGAACTTCACAGAATAACAAAATCTAACACAGATTTTAACACCGTAAAAGCTAATTTACTTGGTGACTCTGTTGCAAAGACTTACACTTCGTTGTTGTTAGGTAAAGTTCAAACTGATTCAGATGGTAAGAAGAAAACGTTAATGGTCTCCGTTACCCCATTCGGTCAAGAAAATAAGAGCCCTAATGTTAAAACCCACACTCGCAAACCCGCCGTTTTAAATTTAGCTGAACAAGCTGAAGAATCTTCAAATGGatacaaaactaatattattctttCAAGTTACATTAAAGAATCTGAAACTATAATTACAACTGAAGGCACAAAATCATCTGAAGGTATATTATGTACGGAAAAATCGTTACTTGAAGAAATATCTGAAACACTGCATCAGAATAGAATAGGTGGACCTGaccttaatttaattcaaacggAATGCAGTAAACCGTCCATTGTTGaaggtaaaattaaacaaagtatGCAAGATGACTGTGAAAAGAAAGAAATGACAGAAACAAAAAAGAACAGTATTGTTAGAAAGTCGCCATTAAACAAAAAGCAAGAAAGACCAAAAGTAAATCTTAGTCGATCAGAGttcaaattttgtaaaattaatattgaaaatagtaGTGTTGACTCCGCAGTTGGCACACTTAACTCAACCGCAAATAACTCCTTAACTTCTGATGATGAAAGTTTTAGTGGACGTACGGATTCTGACAATGATGATAGTGGGCATTTCTCTGAAACGCACAAAATAGAAGAAactgttaaaattaaagtatataatgaagataaaaatataaaaatgtcaccGATCGGTCAGCTACGAAAAGTAGACGGGCAAGCTAATAGTGGATATTCAACTTTCCAAAGTCCGATCATTGACATGCCGTCTATCATACCTAAACATACGGAAGCTGTTTTTTCCGCGGAAGCTAGTCGTGAATTAGCTGGTGAACCGGATGGCAGGGCAGATCCAGATGATACGAGTGAAGCGCCAGCTTTACCCAATAGTCCTATGCCGACTATGGACCCGCGCCCATCCTTCTTACACGGTATGATAACTGACATAATGCCAGGTAAACCGGTTCCGCCAGAAAAACCTAAGCTACCTGTCAAACCAGTCATTAAACAAAGCAAAAAAAGTGTTACCTCAACGCAACAAGTTGTTATGCACGTTCCGACAAAAAAAGATGacgatgaaaatattattaagtatgtgGGCGATCAAAATTGCGAGACTATCGAAGAAAAGTCAGACTCTGTTTATTACGCGAAACCAGTGCTAACAAAACAAGACAGCGACACGTCTTTGAGTAGCCTATGTAAACGTAAAGCACCAACACCTCCCCTATCACCTACCGAGGAATACTCTAGCACCCTGTACCAAAGAAATCCAAACGGGTTTATGAAATCTGACTCTCCAGTTGTGAGAGAAATGGAGAAACGAGAAAGAGCTGTGATGTCTTCGTTGCCAAAATTGAGAAGTTCGGACGATGAAACAAAGAAAATAGAGCATATACCAGAGCCAGCACCGAGAAGGAACATTTCACTATCACACGACAATCTACTCTTAGACGAAAAACGTAAGGGCAAATATAAATTctctattaaaaaattacttcGCATCGGGTCATCGAAAGACTTGGATAAAAAAGAACTAAGCGTTGCAACTGTGACGAAATTATCGCCAAAAACCGAGGAGATTTATGATTTGACCCCAAAACCAAAACCGCGTCTCGTCATTATACATCCTTTGGATATTAACGGGTCGAATGTTGAAGTTGTGAAATCGAATTGTGAAATTTCGGAAAGCTTACGGCGATTGAGTCACGACGATGTTTCGTCAATATACAGCGGAAGTAGTTCTGCGACGGATGATACACCACCAAGGGTTGTTAATAAACCACCTCCTCCACCTAGGGTATCCAGCGAGGATTATAAAACCGTGTCCAATGTACCAAAACCTGCAAGACCACCGCCACCTAAATCTATAGCTTtacaaaagaaacaaaaacagCAAGCTTGGGCATCCGCTCCGAAACAGGATGATAACATTTATGCCAATTTAG GAGAGATCAGATCGGCATTGGCGCCAAGGAAACCCGAACGTACAGCGAGCATGCGAGAGCGTGAGTCGCACTTGGAGCTTGTGAAACGCCGGTCACCTTTGGACGACGATAAGGATGAATCAGACGAGCCGCAGGAACTTGTACAAGCAACCAACGATACAGTGATACATAACTACGACGACGTATACAACACCGCTAAATATGACGAGGAAAATTGTGATTCAGCCAAAAACAGCGACAGCGACTATGAATACGTCCACCACGCGCGCTCCAGTTCGCCGGAGTGTGACTCTGCGATTAAAACAAGAGAAGTAGAACGCGCTGAACGAAAGATTGAAGATACGACTGAATTCCCTAAATACTCAAACGGTTTTCGTTCGTCTTTACCGTACTGTGGCAGCGAAACAGAGTCGGAGATTTATTCGCCGTACAGTTTTTACAGTTCAAACGATAACATGGACAGTCCGTCGAATGACGATTATCAAAGCGAAATGACTCCAAAGAATACGACGAACAAATTGCGGGTTAGGAAAGGAAGGAGCGTCGTTCACAAGACTCTTGAAGATAATTACGGTGCGGTCGTTATCGCAAATCACGAAGCGCTGGCGCAAGTTTTAGAACAG GTACAACAAAGTGCAACCATGCAATCTTCGCTACGTGGTCTCAAAGCTTGTACCAATTTGCGTTGGAACGATTTCACAATCCAACAAAACAAGAATTTCACCAAAGCTGGCAAGAGGTTCTTCTACCCAGCGTGTTGGAACTCCAACCAAGGACCCGTCAACGTGACTCTTATGTTGTTCAAGGAACAGATGGCTTCGCAAATGGTCTGTCAGTCGGTCCAGCCGTCGACGTTATGTCTGAACGCCATCACGGAATTCTGTGATTTGGTGCCGTTGCAACAGTTTGGGGAAGATGGGGATGACTTGGTACAag caACAATCGTCGTGCTAGCAAACGCTCAAGTCGACACCATACAATCCTACGGCGAAAACCTCCACGCCGCAGAGGGCAGCACTAAAGATCACCAGCTCGTCCAAACCGACCAGATCCACGAGTCCATATTCATAATGCTCCAACTTATCAATGGGCTCAAGTGTCTCCAAGCGAGGGGAGTGGAAGAGATCCCTGAGTCTCTCACGTCCTTCATCGTGCTGAAGGAAACTCCAACCGGGAGCCATGGAAGTACCAATCTCCCCTCACCAGACGACAGGTTGAGTTCACTCTCAGCCCCCAAGACCAATTCGTACGGCAGATTGTGCATACTACAAGG ATTGACCGACGACATGAACTGCAGCAAATCCACCGACGAAGACCTCAGCTCGCTTTGCAAATGCGCATTGAAAGCGATCGAAACTCTCCTACCCGGAGAAAAACTAACTCCActtttaaaagaagtaatacAAGAAGAAAGAGCCGTCTCCTTGAACCACGCAAAATCAGTCCTCGAATTCATGCTCTGGGGTCCTCTGGACGTGGTACAGGGTGTTCCAGTCGAAGAAAGGGAATTATCCCTCCAAAGATGGTTGGATCTCGAAAGGGCGACGGTGTTGCACGGCTTAGTGCGAACTAGGGTACAGTTGAACGTGTTCGAACAGCTCCATCTAATGTTCTTGGTGCGGTCCACTGCCAAGGCCATGTGTGACGCTAGCGTACTTCTCGAAAAAGCCAATGTTTATTAA